Proteins co-encoded in one Aphelocoma coerulescens isolate FSJ_1873_10779 chromosome 21, UR_Acoe_1.0, whole genome shotgun sequence genomic window:
- the TMEM88B gene encoding transmembrane protein 88B: protein MSGQDPEDFGAEILSERSRMIPGLPPYDMDDQLLPREPRSPWCCLAWSLVIGTMNSLVFLLNLLLMFVIFTIVLLPTIVVVYFGFQCHSQVLHSSARYCKSILDDNSSSALIILGFVIMSPLLVVAMAIYCSLARRLRLLMCFQPYSLAVYKGGRWCHPGEGAPCCARGCNTQLKAWV from the exons ATGTCTGGCCAGGACCCTGAGGACTTTGGAGCAGAAATCCTCTCGGAAAGGTCTCGGATGatccctgggctccccccgTATGACATGGATGACCAGCTCCTTCCCAGGGAGCCACGCAGCCCCTGGTGCTGCCTGGCGTGGAGCCTGGTGATAGGAACCATGAACTCCCTGGTCTTTCTCCTTAATTTGCTCCTGATGTTTGTTATTTTCACCATTGTGCTGCTTCCTACCATTGTGGTGGTGTACTTTGGCTTCCAGTGCCACTCCCAG GTGCTGCACTCCTCTGCCCGCTACTGCAAGAGCATCTTGGACGACAACAGCTCCTCTGCCCTCATCATCCTGGGCTTTGTCATCATGTCCCCGCTGCTGGTGGTGGCCATGGCCATCTACTGCAGCCTGGCACGGCGCCTGCGGCTGCTCATGTGCTTCCAGCCCTACAGCCTGGCTGTCTACAAGGGGGGCCGCTGGTGCCaccctggggagggggctccgtgctgtgccaggggctgcaACACCCAGCTCAAGGCCTGGGTGTGA